Genomic DNA from Streptomyces venezuelae:
CGACTCACCCGGTCACGTCCCGGTGCAGCGCATGGCGAACGTGTCGCTCCAGCCGGATCCCGGCGGGCTCTCCACGGACGACCTGATCGCGGGCGTGGACTGCGGGATCTATGTGGTCGGGGACCGGTCGTGGTCCATCGACATGCAGCGCTACAACTTCCAGTTCACCGGGCAGCGCTTCTACAAGATCGAGAACGGGCGGCTCGCCGGGCAGCTGCGCGACGTCGCCTACCAGGCGACGACCACCGACTTCTGGGGGTCGATGGCCGCGGTCGGCGGTCCGCAGACGTACGTGCTCGGCGGCGCCTTCAACTGCGGCAAGGCCCAGCCCGGTCAGATCGCCGCGGTCTCGCACGGCTGCCCGTCCGCCCTGTTCCGGGGCGTGAACATTCTGAACACCACGCAGGAGGCCGGTCGATGAGCCGCAGCGCCACCAAGCCGCACGAGATCGTCGAGCGCGCCCTCGAACTGTCCACCGCCGACGGCTGCGTCGTGATCGCCGACGAGGAGTCGAGCGCGAACCTGCGCTGGGCGGGCAACGCCCTGACCACCAATGGCGTCACGCGCGGACGCACCCTCACGGTCATCGCGACCGTCGACGGCAAGGAGGGCACCGCCTCCGGCGTCGTGTCGCGCTCCGCCGTGACCGCGGACGAGCTCGAGCCGCTGGTGCGGGCCGCCGAGGAGGCCGCGCGCGGGGCCGGGCCCGCCGAGGACGCGCAGCCGCTGGTGACCGGCACGGCCGCCTCCCCGGACTTCACTGAGGCGCCCGTCGAGACGTCCTCGGCGGTCTTCGCGGAGTTCGCCCCGGCGCTCGGCGAGGCGTTCGCACGGGCCCGCGCGGGCGGCCGGGAGCTGTACGGCTTCGCGAACCACGAGTTCGTGTCGAGCTACCTCGGTACGTCGACGGGGCTCCGCCTCCGTCACGACCAGCCCAACGGCACCCTGGAGCTCAACGCCAAGTCGCCCGACCGCACCCGGTCCGCGTGGGCGGGGCGCGCCACCCGCGACTTCAAGGATGTCGACCCGGCCGCGCTCGACGCGGAGCTCGCCCGGCGCCTCGGGTGGGCGGAGCGCCGTATCGACCTGCCCGCGGGGCGGTACGAGACGCTGCTGCCGCCGACCGCCGTCGCCGACCTGCTGATCTACCAGCTGTGGCAGTCCTCGGCCCGTGACGCCGCCGAGGGCCGCACGGTGTTCTCCAAGCCGGGCGGCGCGACACGGCTCGGCGAGCGGATCACCGAACTGCCGCTGACGCTGCGCAGCGACCCGCACGAGCCGGGCCTGGAGTCGGCGCCCTTCGTGCTCGCGCACGCCTCGGGCGGCGACGCCTCGGTCTTCGACAACGGCCTGCCGCTGTCCGCGACCGAGTGGATCCGCGCCGGTGAGCTCGCTCACCTGGCCACCAGTCGGCACAGCGCGGAGCTGACCGGGCTCCCGGTGACACCGGCCGTCGACAACCTCGTCCTGGACGGCGGCGGCGAGCGCACGCTGGACGAGATGGTCGCGGCCACCGAGCGCGGACTGCTGCTGACCTGCCTCTGGTACATCCGCGAGGTGGACCCGGCGACGCTGCTGCTCACGGGGCTGACCAGGGACGGGGTGTACCTCGTCGAGAACGGCGAGGTCGTGGGCGAGGTGAACAACTTCCGCTTCAACGAGTCGCCCGTGGACCTGCTCGGCCGGGCGACGGAGGCGGGCCGTACGGAGAAGACGCTGCCGCGCGAGTGGGGCGACTACTTCACCCGCGCCGCGATGCCCGCGCTGCGCGTCCCGGATTTCAATATGAGTTCGGTCAGTCCGGGCGTATAACCTCGGACCCTGCACTCACGTGCACCGTGTAAGCACACCCAAGGAGACGCGAGACCCGTGACGGACATCGTCGACGAGCTGAAGTGGCGGGGGCTTTTCGCCCTGTCCACCGATGAAGACGCACTGCGCAAGGCGCTCGCGGACGGTCCCGTCACGTTCTATTGCGGCTTCGACCCGACCGCGGCGAGCCTGCACGTCGGGCACCTCGTGCAGGTCCTCACCGTCCGTCGGCTCCAGCAGGCGGGCCATCGCCCGCTGGCGCTGGTCGGCGGGGCGACGGGCCAGATCGGCGACCCGCGGCCGACCGCCGAGCGCACCCTGAACGACCCGGAGACGGTCGCTAACTGGGTGGCGCGGCTGCGCTCGCAGATCGAGCCGTTCCTGTCCTTCGAGGGCGAGAACGGCGCGACGATGGTGAACAACCTGGACTGGACCGCGGGCATGTCCGCGATCGAGTTCCTGCGCGACATCGGCAAGCACTTCCGCGTGAACAAGATGCTGACCAAGGACTCCGTGGCCCGCCGCCTGGAGTCGCAGGAAGGCATCTCGTACACGGAGTTCAGCTACCAGCTGCTGCAGGGCATGGACTTCCTGGAGCTCTACCGGCGGTACGGCTGCACGCTGCAGACCGGCGGCAGCGACCAGTGGGGCAACCTCACGGCGGGCATCGACCTGATCCACCGCCTGGAGCCGGACGCCGCGGTCCACGCGCTCGGCACGCCGCTGATGCTCAAGTCGGACGGCACCAAGTTCGGCAAGTCCGAGGGCGGCGCGGTCTGGCTCGACCCGACGATGACGACGCCGTACGCGTTCTACCAGTTCTGGCTGAACACGGACGACCGGGACATCTCGACGTACATGCGGATCCTGTCCTTCAAGTCCCGCGAGGAGCTGGAGGAGATCGAGAAGCAGACGGAGGAGCGTCCGCAGGCGCGTGCCGCGCAGCGTGCGCTCGCCGAGGAGCTGACCACGCTGGTGCACGGCGCGGACCAGTGCGCCGCGGTGATCGCCGCGTCCAAGGCGCTCTTCGGGCAGGGCGAGCTGGCCGGCCTGGACGAGGCGACGCTGGCCGCGGCCCTCTCGGAGCTGCCGCGCGTCGAGGTCGCCGAGCTCGGCCCGG
This window encodes:
- a CDS encoding metallopeptidase TldD-related protein; translation: MSRSATKPHEIVERALELSTADGCVVIADEESSANLRWAGNALTTNGVTRGRTLTVIATVDGKEGTASGVVSRSAVTADELEPLVRAAEEAARGAGPAEDAQPLVTGTAASPDFTEAPVETSSAVFAEFAPALGEAFARARAGGRELYGFANHEFVSSYLGTSTGLRLRHDQPNGTLELNAKSPDRTRSAWAGRATRDFKDVDPAALDAELARRLGWAERRIDLPAGRYETLLPPTAVADLLIYQLWQSSARDAAEGRTVFSKPGGATRLGERITELPLTLRSDPHEPGLESAPFVLAHASGGDASVFDNGLPLSATEWIRAGELAHLATSRHSAELTGLPVTPAVDNLVLDGGGERTLDEMVAATERGLLLTCLWYIREVDPATLLLTGLTRDGVYLVENGEVVGEVNNFRFNESPVDLLGRATEAGRTEKTLPREWGDYFTRAAMPALRVPDFNMSSVSPGV
- the tyrS gene encoding tyrosine--tRNA ligase, with protein sequence MTDIVDELKWRGLFALSTDEDALRKALADGPVTFYCGFDPTAASLHVGHLVQVLTVRRLQQAGHRPLALVGGATGQIGDPRPTAERTLNDPETVANWVARLRSQIEPFLSFEGENGATMVNNLDWTAGMSAIEFLRDIGKHFRVNKMLTKDSVARRLESQEGISYTEFSYQLLQGMDFLELYRRYGCTLQTGGSDQWGNLTAGIDLIHRLEPDAAVHALGTPLMLKSDGTKFGKSEGGAVWLDPTMTTPYAFYQFWLNTDDRDISTYMRILSFKSREELEEIEKQTEERPQARAAQRALAEELTTLVHGADQCAAVIAASKALFGQGELAGLDEATLAAALSELPRVEVAELGPVVDLLAEVGLVASKSAARRTVKEGGAYVNNVKVAAEDAVPAREDLLHGRWLVLRRGKKNLAAVEVTR